One window of Thermocoleostomius sinensis A174 genomic DNA carries:
- a CDS encoding abortive infection family protein — translation MKLSEQTISALGSIITGDGGRSPYRTGPQLVSFFNQFGSNDTYESGFPSRWYYAEEKLREFNDTPTIKDILVAALDPRHFLPKELDINVAVEHLNQFLEFDNYELRPSGKRWDVYKLNGSLIELSHPYENSVELTHIFIDEQIKKCDKKLGEGDFDGAITNARSLVEAVLSAIEKEFDPNPPEYDGNLPKLYKRVQKHLNLSPGQESLAECLRQILSGLTSIVSGLATLRNTMSDSHVISYKPLEHHAKLAVNSAKTLCDFLFETKEYQVQKKKDNAP, via the coding sequence GTGAAACTATCAGAACAAACAATATCCGCTCTTGGCTCGATTATCACTGGGGATGGAGGGCGATCGCCATATCGAACCGGTCCACAATTAGTTTCGTTCTTCAATCAATTTGGTTCAAACGACACTTATGAAAGTGGATTCCCTTCTCGTTGGTATTACGCAGAAGAGAAGTTGCGTGAATTTAATGACACACCAACTATAAAAGATATTCTTGTTGCAGCTCTTGATCCCCGCCACTTCCTCCCTAAAGAACTCGATATTAATGTTGCAGTCGAACATCTCAACCAGTTTCTTGAGTTTGATAATTATGAATTGCGACCTTCAGGGAAGAGATGGGATGTTTACAAATTAAACGGTTCTTTAATCGAGTTATCGCACCCTTATGAGAATTCAGTTGAACTGACCCATATCTTTATTGACGAACAAATAAAGAAGTGTGATAAGAAACTGGGTGAAGGAGACTTCGATGGTGCAATTACCAATGCACGCTCTCTTGTTGAAGCTGTTTTGTCAGCGATTGAGAAAGAATTTGATCCCAATCCGCCTGAATATGATGGCAATCTTCCGAAGTTGTATAAGAGGGTTCAAAAGCACTTGAATCTCTCGCCAGGGCAAGAGAGCCTTGCAGAATGCTTAAGGCAAATTCTGTCGGGTTTGACGAGCATAGTTTCTGGTTTGGCTACTTTACGCAATACAATGAGTGACTCTCATGTTATTTCATATAAGCCATTAGAACATCATGCAAAGTTAGCGGTTAATTCTGCTAAGACTCTCTGTGATTTTTTGTTTGAAACTAAGGAGTATCAAGTTCAGAAAAAGAAGGATAACGCCCCCTAA